The Xiphophorus couchianus chromosome 14, X_couchianus-1.0, whole genome shotgun sequence genome includes a region encoding these proteins:
- the ing2 gene encoding inhibitor of growth protein 2: MLGHHYQNADKSQQLVNYVEDYLECVESLPLDIQRNVSLLREIDAKYQEVLKEVDEVFEKYKGEQDSAQRKRLQIQLQRALILSQELGDEKIHVVTQMTELVENRSRQMDSHSLCLQEPSEAERLTTERRSSIQESPAPERTSNRRPRRQRNSESRDSTHLSANGSLVDDPVDELPLPPPREKKSKSSKKKKRKSKQERDASPVDFTIDPNEPTYCLCEQVSYGEMIGCDNDQCHIEWFHFSCVGLTYKPKGKWYCPKCRGDNEKTMDKSLDKNRKDRRSR, encoded by the exons ATGTTAGGCCACCATTATCAGAATGCGGACAAGTCGCAGCAACTAGTCAACTATGTGGAGGATTACCTGGAATGTGTGGAGTCCCTGCCTCTGGACatacaaagaaatgtttctctgcttcGAGAAATTGATGCAAAGTATCAAG AGGTGCTGAAGGAGGTGGATGAAGTGTTTGAGAAATACAAAGGTGAACAGGACTCGGCTCAGAGAAAGCGGCTGCAGATCCAACTGCAGAGAGCGCTGATCCTCAGCCAGGAGCTGGGAGATGAGAAAATCCATGTAGTGACTCAGATGACCGAGCTGGTGGAGAACCGTTCACGCCAAATGGACTCTCACTCCCTCTGCCTCCAGGAGCCCAGCGAAGCCGAGCGGCTCACCACGGAGCGACGGTCCAGCATCCAGGAGTCCCCGGCCCCTGAACGCACCTCCAACCGGCGCCCGAGACGCCAGCGGAACAGCGAGAGCCGCGACTCCACCCACTTGTCTGCCAACGGCTCCCTGGTGGATGATCCCGTGGATGAACTGCCCCTGCCCCCGCCACGAGAAAAGAAGTCCAAGtcttcaaagaagaaaaaacgcAAATCCAAGCAGGAGCGAGACGCCTCGCCAGTGGACTTCACCATCGACCCCAATGAGCCCACCTACTGTCTGTGCGAGCAGGTCTCCTACGGGGAGATGATCGGCTGCGATAATGACCAGTGCCACATTGAGTGGTTCCACTTCTCTTGTGTGGGTCTCACCTACAAACCCAAGGGAAAGTGGTACTGTCCCAAATGCAGAGGAGACAATGAAAAGACAATGGACAAAAGCCTGGACAAGAACAGAAAAGATCGCAGGTCCAGGTAG
- the rwdd gene encoding RWD domain-containing protein 4 isoform X1, translating into MTANEDQEMELEALRSIYEGDECFKEISPVSFQFRVGDLEDTKAFILDISWPDTYPETAPQISLDAFFNNRISAETKQLILSKLEPQVEASLGSAMMYTLFEWAKENQEELMENHRPVVTAVQALTSNTEVTTPSAAKKREKKEQLTKAQKRRMINRTDNKGELPRGWNWVDVIKHLSKTGGKDDD; encoded by the exons ATGACAGCTAACGAGGATCAGGAG aTGGAGCTGGAAGCTCTTCGCTCCATCTATGAAGGGGATGAGTGCTTCAAGGAGATCAGTCCAGTTTCCTTCCAGTTCAGG GTTGGAGACCTTGAGGACACAAAAGCATTTATCCTGGACATCAGCTGGCCAGACACGTATCCAGAGACGGCGCCACAAATCTCCCTGGACGCCTTTTTCAACAACAGGAT CTCTGCAGAGACGAAGCAGCTTATCCTGTCAAAGCTGGAGCCGCAGGTGGAGGCCAGCCTGGGCTCTGCCATGATGTACACTCTGTTTGAGTGGGCAAAGGAGAACCAGGAGGAACTCATGGAGAACCACAGGCCTGTTGTGACTGCTGTG CAGGCCCTGACATCCAACACTGAGGTGACGACTCCCTCTGCAgcaaagaagagagagaagaaggagCAACTGACAAAAGCACAGAAAAGAAGAATGATCAACAGAACAG ACAATAAAGGGGAGCTGCCAAGAGGCTGGAACTGGGTTGATGTGATTAAG CAT CTGAGTAAAACTGGAGGAAAGGATGACGACTAG
- the rwdd gene encoding RWD domain-containing protein 4 isoform X2, whose amino-acid sequence MTANEDQEMELEALRSIYEGDECFKEISPVSFQFRVGDLEDTKAFILDISWPDTYPETAPQISLDAFFNNRISAETKQLILSKLEPQVEASLGSAMMYTLFEWAKENQEELMENHRPVVTAVALTSNTEVTTPSAAKKREKKEQLTKAQKRRMINRTDNKGELPRGWNWVDVIKHLSKTGGKDDD is encoded by the exons ATGACAGCTAACGAGGATCAGGAG aTGGAGCTGGAAGCTCTTCGCTCCATCTATGAAGGGGATGAGTGCTTCAAGGAGATCAGTCCAGTTTCCTTCCAGTTCAGG GTTGGAGACCTTGAGGACACAAAAGCATTTATCCTGGACATCAGCTGGCCAGACACGTATCCAGAGACGGCGCCACAAATCTCCCTGGACGCCTTTTTCAACAACAGGAT CTCTGCAGAGACGAAGCAGCTTATCCTGTCAAAGCTGGAGCCGCAGGTGGAGGCCAGCCTGGGCTCTGCCATGATGTACACTCTGTTTGAGTGGGCAAAGGAGAACCAGGAGGAACTCATGGAGAACCACAGGCCTGTTGTGACTGCTGTG GCCCTGACATCCAACACTGAGGTGACGACTCCCTCTGCAgcaaagaagagagagaagaaggagCAACTGACAAAAGCACAGAAAAGAAGAATGATCAACAGAACAG ACAATAAAGGGGAGCTGCCAAGAGGCTGGAACTGGGTTGATGTGATTAAG CAT CTGAGTAAAACTGGAGGAAAGGATGACGACTAG